A stretch of the Microcebus murinus isolate Inina chromosome 6, M.murinus_Inina_mat1.0, whole genome shotgun sequence genome encodes the following:
- the RNASE10 gene encoding inactive ribonuclease-like protein 10, producing MKANLVQVFFMLLLLLLGLGVGLGLGLQMAAAVLEDSDQPLNEFWSSDSQDEAKATEREGTRTTETLVLSNKGVVQPVWSEETILGEDEVGGNKLLRAEAPSQSKKDYLQLDLTARECNTMMADKMKEHNQTCINEYTFIHEELQTVKAVCNSPVVACELKGGKCHKSSKPFDLTFCKLSKAGQVTPNCSYLTFIMEKFVVISCNDMKLQLTSGH from the coding sequence ATGAAGGCGAATCTGGTGCAGGTCTTTttcatgctgctgctgctgctgctgggcctgggagtgggcctgggcctggggcttcAGATGGCCGCAGCAGTCCTGGAGGACAGTGATCAGCCGCTGAATGAATTTTGGTCCAGCGACTCACAGGATGAAGCTAAAGCCACTGAGAGGGAGGGTACCCGAACCACAGAAACCCTGGTGCTTAGCAACAAAGGAGTGGTGCAACCTGTCTGGTCAGAAGAGACCATCCTCGGTGAAGATGAGGTTGGAGGAAACAAGCTGCTCAGAGCTGAGGCTCCTTCACAGAGCAAGAAAGACTATCTTCAGCTTGACCTCACAGCTAGGGAATGCAATACCATGATGGCAGACAAGATGAAGGAGCACAATCAGACTTGCATAAATGAGTACACATTCATCCATGAGGAACTCCAAACGGTCAAAGCTGTCTGTAACAGCCCTGTTGTTGCCTGTGAGCTCAAGGGGGGCAAATGTCACAAAAGCTCCAAACCTTTTGATCTGACATTCTGTAAGTTGTCCAAAGCAGGCCAAGTCACTCCTAACTGCAGCTACCTGACTTTCATTATGGAAAAGTTTGTTGTTATAAGCTGTAACGACATGAAGCTCCAGTTAACATCTGGACACTAA
- the LOC105873215 gene encoding large ribosomal subunit protein eL13: MAPSRNGMILKPHFHKDWQRRVATWFNQPARKIRRRKARQAKARRIAPRPASGPIRPIVRCPTVRYHTKVRAGRGFSLEELRVAGIHKKVARTIGISVDPRRRNKSTESLQANVQRLKEYRSKLILFPRKPSAPKKGDSSGEELKLATQLTGPVMPIRNVYKKEKARVITEEEKNFKAFASLRMARANARLFGIRAKRAKEAAEQDVEKKK; this comes from the coding sequence ATGGCGCCCAGCCGGAATGGCATGATACTGAAGCCGCACTTCCACAAGGATTGGCAGCGGCGCGTGGCCACGTGGTTCAACCAGCCGGCCCGGAAGATCCGCAGACGCAAGGCCCGGCAAGCGAAAGCGCGCCGCATCGCCCCGCGCCCCGCGTCGGGACCCATCCGGCCCATCGTGCGGTGCCCCACGGTGCGGTATCACACCAAAGTGCGAGCCGGCAGGGGCTTCAGCCTGGAGGAGTTAAGGGTGGCCGGCATACACAAGAAGGTGGCCCGGACCATTGGAATTTCTGTGGATCCAAGGAGACGGAACAAGTCCACCGAGTCCCTGCAGGCCAACGTGCAGCGGCTGAAGGAGTACCGCTCCAAGCTCATCCTCTTCCCCAGGAAGCCCTCAGCCCCCAAGAAGGGAGACAGTTCTGGTGAAGAACTCAAACTGGCCACCCAGTTGACAGGCCCCGTCATGCCCATACGGAATGTCTACAAGAAGGAGAAGGCCAGAGTCAtcacagaggaggagaagaaCTTCAAGGCGTTTGCCAGTCTGCGCATGGCCCGCGCCAACGCCCGGCTCTTCGGCATACGGGCAAAGAGAGCTAAGGAGGCCGCAGAACAggatgttgaaaagaaaaaatga